A stretch of the Nitrospirota bacterium genome encodes the following:
- a CDS encoding alpha-ketoacid dehydrogenase subunit beta, producing MTRDLRFFQAIHEATDLCMARDPSVYLMGLHVPADPKGIFGTVSGLQQKYGSDRVMDMPTSENGMTGVAIGSALVGMRPIMVHQRIEFALLAVEQIINQAANWHYMFGGKDAMPLVIRMMIGRGWGQGPQHSQSLQAMFAHVPGLKVVMPVTPYDAKGLLIAAIEDNNPVIYLEHRWLHNIFGPVPEGHYTVPIGKARTARPGRDVTIVATSYMVLESLRAADLLARDGIEAEVVDVRSLRPLDTAHILGSVQKTGRVLAVDGAWRSLGFAAEVLALVAERTYGTLKAAPQRVTFPDLPSPSTPALAQHFYPRTVHIVNGVRTMLGLQEVTEAQLGIQHETPLDVPDKAFTGPF from the coding sequence ATGACCAGAGACCTCAGATTCTTTCAGGCAATCCACGAGGCGACCGACCTCTGCATGGCGCGCGATCCGTCTGTCTACCTGATGGGCCTGCACGTCCCGGCTGACCCAAAGGGCATCTTTGGAACCGTCTCGGGGCTGCAGCAAAAGTATGGGTCGGATCGGGTGATGGATATGCCGACGTCGGAAAACGGCATGACGGGGGTGGCCATCGGCTCGGCCCTCGTCGGGATGCGGCCGATCATGGTGCACCAGCGGATCGAATTCGCACTCCTGGCGGTGGAACAAATCATCAATCAGGCCGCCAACTGGCACTATATGTTCGGCGGAAAAGACGCGATGCCCCTGGTCATTCGCATGATGATCGGCCGGGGCTGGGGCCAGGGACCCCAGCATTCGCAGAGCCTCCAAGCCATGTTTGCCCACGTGCCCGGGCTCAAGGTGGTGATGCCCGTGACGCCCTATGACGCCAAGGGACTCTTGATTGCCGCCATCGAGGACAATAACCCCGTCATCTACTTGGAGCACCGGTGGCTTCACAACATCTTCGGGCCGGTCCCCGAGGGGCACTATACGGTGCCGATCGGAAAGGCCAGGACGGCGAGGCCGGGCCGGGACGTTACGATTGTCGCCACCTCCTACATGGTCCTGGAGTCGCTGCGTGCGGCCGACCTGCTGGCCAGGGACGGCATCGAGGCCGAGGTGGTGGACGTGCGCAGCCTCCGCCCCCTCGACACAGCGCATATCCTTGGGTCCGTCCAGAAGACCGGCCGGGTGCTGGCGGTGGACGGAGCGTGGCGGTCGCTGGGATTTGCCGCGGAAGTGCTGGCTCTGGTGGCCGAGCGGACCTATGGCACGTTGAAGGCTGCTCCCCAACGGGTGACCTTTCCCGATCTCCCCTCACCCAGCACCCCGGCCCTTGCGCAGCATTTCTATCCACGCACCGTGCACATCGTGAACGGCGTCCGGACGATGCTGGGGCTGCAGGAGGTCACGGAGGCGCAGCTGGGTATTCAGCACGAAACGCCGCTGGATGTGCCCGACAAGGCCTTTACCGGTCCGTTCTGA
- a CDS encoding glycosyltransferase family 2 protein has product MCPTRPLPVRSDIGLFMNCTVSIIIPALNEEGNLADAVGTVLGAIGDRFADYELLIFDDGSIDRTGAIADELAAGNPHIRVIHNPRNMGFGYNYNRGVELARMEYVTMFPGDNEIPGEAIRTILNAVGEADIVVPYISTPAVRSGSRQAISATFVALVNVLFGLRLRYFNGPCVHRRSLLQSIPMRTHGFAYMAAILVRLIRSGCSYVEVPMPLQARQHGRSKAFKLKNIVSVLSTLGELFWEVRVTERRKYAGAVRRIESRA; this is encoded by the coding sequence ATGTGCCCGACAAGGCCTTTACCGGTCCGTTCTGATATCGGCTTATTTATGAACTGTACCGTGAGCATCATCATCCCGGCTCTGAACGAAGAGGGAAACCTCGCTGACGCGGTTGGCACGGTGCTGGGGGCCATCGGCGACCGGTTCGCCGACTACGAGTTGCTGATCTTTGACGATGGCAGCATCGATCGGACGGGCGCCATTGCCGATGAGTTGGCTGCCGGGAACCCGCACATCCGAGTGATCCACAACCCGCGCAACATGGGATTTGGGTACAATTACAACCGAGGAGTGGAACTGGCTCGCATGGAGTACGTCACGATGTTTCCTGGGGACAATGAGATCCCGGGCGAAGCGATTCGCACGATTCTGAACGCAGTGGGCGAGGCGGACATCGTCGTTCCTTACATTTCCACCCCTGCGGTGCGGAGTGGTAGCCGCCAGGCGATCTCAGCCACCTTTGTCGCCCTGGTCAATGTCCTGTTTGGGCTTCGGCTGCGCTACTTCAACGGTCCCTGCGTCCACCGACGGTCCTTGCTGCAGTCCATCCCCATGCGGACGCACGGGTTTGCCTACATGGCGGCGATCCTGGTCCGTCTGATCCGGTCCGGCTGCAGTTATGTCGAAGTCCCTATGCCCCTACAGGCCCGCCAACATGGCCGGTCGAAGGCATTCAAACTGAAGAACATCGTGAGCGTGCTGAGTACCCTCGGCGAGCTCTTCTGGGAAGTCCGGGTCACGGAGCGTCGTAAATATGCCGGAGCCGTGCGACGGATCGAGTCGCGCGCGTGA
- a CDS encoding radical SAM protein, protein MKIMFVMVKEDYIDPMNIELLSAMAKQEGHETFLNVLEHDNLMEEVGAIRPDIVAYSAKTGESNVMYRANRAIKATYKDKIFTVMGGPHPTFNSMRMQLYGEDLKLPLTFSGPAMPRVVEDTQLDALVVGEGDEPWPMMLKALAVGSSLDGISNVVTRSNRRADGSVALQERNMTLDELPYLDRDVVYGKTRLKEFGMRSLMAGRGCPFPCTYCFNAKYNAMYKGKGKMLNRYSVDRLLAEMEDMVRRHKTQFVKFYDDVFVFRTDDWLIEFADKYPRAIGLPFHCLVRSDLVRRDPEILTYLKKAGIKSISMSIESGNPFIREQIFKRGMDAEDIRFAFDLCHKQDIHTFSNTILAVPVPIIPSTADPDFDQKAKDLVSHLETYHKMNLGTLRSDVDLAGTLDQAARKKLVEYFESMGLRHRVLDYDIESIDINIQNGVVFGEFPELHPYPGTPVSQYTIDVKAFDGDFEKLHQNYQTESPFSCFTAQEKLEQVNLSLLGLVLLVFPSWRGVVVNHLIKRRWTKLYFVMYYLAKAYLIGTKIYPMKYSAGHILRTVKESFFSELLKHSRDEGEKFYQKRKGLNAQPSEVLGGPWQS, encoded by the coding sequence ATGAAAATCATGTTCGTGATGGTCAAGGAAGACTATATTGACCCAATGAACATCGAGTTGTTGTCGGCCATGGCCAAGCAGGAGGGGCACGAAACCTTCCTGAATGTTCTCGAACACGACAACCTCATGGAAGAAGTCGGGGCGATCCGGCCGGACATTGTCGCGTACAGCGCCAAGACCGGTGAAAGCAACGTCATGTACCGGGCCAACCGGGCCATCAAAGCGACGTACAAGGACAAGATCTTCACGGTCATGGGCGGGCCACATCCGACCTTCAACTCCATGCGTATGCAGCTCTATGGGGAAGACTTGAAGCTGCCGTTGACGTTCTCCGGCCCCGCCATGCCGCGGGTGGTGGAAGACACGCAGTTGGACGCGTTGGTGGTCGGTGAAGGGGATGAGCCATGGCCGATGATGCTGAAAGCCTTGGCCGTTGGCAGCAGCCTCGATGGGATCTCCAATGTCGTGACCCGCAGCAACCGCCGTGCCGACGGCAGCGTGGCGTTGCAAGAGCGGAACATGACCCTGGACGAACTTCCCTACCTGGATCGGGATGTCGTCTATGGAAAGACGCGCTTGAAGGAGTTCGGCATGCGCAGCCTGATGGCGGGCCGCGGCTGTCCCTTTCCCTGCACCTATTGTTTCAATGCGAAGTACAACGCGATGTACAAGGGCAAGGGAAAGATGCTGAACCGCTACAGCGTGGACCGGCTGCTGGCCGAGATGGAGGACATGGTCCGGCGCCACAAGACGCAGTTCGTCAAGTTTTACGACGACGTCTTCGTGTTTCGCACCGACGACTGGCTCATCGAATTCGCAGACAAGTATCCACGGGCGATCGGGTTGCCCTTTCATTGCCTGGTCCGCTCCGATCTGGTCCGCCGCGATCCGGAGATCCTGACCTATCTCAAGAAGGCCGGCATCAAGTCCATCAGCATGTCCATCGAGTCCGGGAATCCCTTCATCCGGGAGCAGATCTTCAAGCGTGGGATGGACGCGGAGGACATCCGGTTTGCCTTCGATCTGTGTCACAAGCAGGACATCCATACCTTCTCGAACACGATTCTGGCCGTCCCGGTCCCGATCATTCCCAGCACGGCCGACCCGGACTTCGATCAAAAAGCCAAGGATCTTGTCTCCCATCTGGAGACGTATCACAAGATGAACCTGGGCACCTTGCGGTCGGACGTGGATCTTGCTGGCACGTTGGATCAGGCCGCCCGGAAAAAGCTGGTGGAATATTTCGAATCGATGGGCTTGCGGCACCGGGTCCTGGACTACGACATCGAGTCGATCGACATCAACATCCAGAACGGGGTGGTCTTCGGGGAGTTTCCCGAATTGCATCCCTATCCGGGCACACCGGTCTCCCAGTACACCATTGACGTGAAGGCGTTTGACGGGGATTTTGAAAAGCTCCACCAGAACTATCAGACGGAGTCCCCCTTCTCCTGCTTCACGGCCCAGGAGAAACTGGAGCAGGTGAACTTGTCCCTCCTGGGGCTGGTCCTGCTGGTCTTCCCATCCTGGCGGGGGGTAGTGGTCAACCACCTCATCAAACGGCGCTGGACGAAGCTGTATTTCGTCATGTACTACCTGGCCAAGGCGTACCTGATCGGGACCAAGATCTATCCGATGAAGTATTCGGCGGGGCATATCCTCCGGACGGTCAAAGAGAGCTTCTTCTCGGAACTGCTTAAGCATTCCCGTGACGAGGGGGAAAAGTTTTATCAGAAGCGAAAAGGGCTGAATGCCCAGCCGAGCGAGGTGCTAGGAGGACCATGGCAGAGCTAG